From the genome of Chanos chanos chromosome 5, fChaCha1.1, whole genome shotgun sequence, one region includes:
- the hexd gene encoding hexosaminidase D: MTAVAYNVRRASYTCSEYKYRTCTLVMDGTPLTTGKKFVHLDLKGAPPRIDYLRKLIELFADLGANGLLVEYEDMFPYEGELEILRAEAHPPYSREEIVSIQDVAKARELEIVPLVQTFGHLEFVLKHEAFRDLRETPHCIGTLNPHKERGVKMVQEMVRQVMELHPNSTSLHIGADEVYLLGQGEESRQWLSERSHSVDQLFLGHVVKVARGIRESFPVLGLIMWDDMLRGMSSDTIKESGLVGLVQPMVWNYSPALDVASTVALMEKYSTAGLCQQWVASSFKGSTTVHSCVTPTLRHVENHLQWLKVASALSETIALQGIALTGWQRYDHLSVLCELIPLGLASLASCLQTLEHGSFSEAAQCKVTDVLGIPSVEIEDIQRPSPGSSSLFPGGRLAELVVELVSLLNCEDLRHCQTNMFVRGWFSPYHRERSIINPLIAQQIQTELTMVLNVLELKVQEVKDEMRLLYPDSTAEEWVEEHVHPVLTPLRTTLHDIRLALENMGHL; the protein is encoded by the exons ATGACTGCTGTAGCATATAACGTTAGGAGAGCAAGTTATACGTGTAGCGAGTACAAATACCGCACGTGCACGCTGGTTATGGACGGAACCCCATTGACCACAGGAAAAAAGTTTGTCCATTTGGATCTAAAGGGGGCGCCTCCCAGAATTGATTACCTGCGAAAG CTGATAGAACTGTTTGCTGACCTCGGTGCAAATGGTTTACTCGTTGAGTATGAAGACATGTTTCCTTATGAGGGAGAGCTGGAGATTCTTCGGGCAGAAGCCCATCCGCCATACAG TCGTGAGGAGATTGTGTCGATTCAGGATGTTGCCAAAGCCAGAGAATTGGAGATTGTACCCTTGGTTCAGACTTTTGGGCACTTAGAG TTTGTCCTGAAACATGAGGCGTTCAGGGATCTGCGTGAGACACCACACTGCATTGGTACCTTAAACCCGCATAAAGAGCGTGGAGTAAAGATGGTGCAGGAGATGGTGCGTCAAGTGATGGAGCTGCACCCTAACAGCACCAGTCTGCACATAGGAGCTGATGAG GTGTACCTGCTTGGCCAAGGGGAGGAGTCAAGGCAATGGCTGAGTGAGCGGAGTCACAGTGTCGACCAGCTGTTCCTCGGTCATGTGGTCAAGGTCGCCAGGGGAATTCGTGAGAGTTTCCCTGTCCTCGGGCTCATTATGTGGGATGACATGCTGAGGGGCATGAGCTCAGACACGATAAAAG AGAGTGGTCTTGTTGGTCTGGTGCAGCCTATGGTGTGGAACTACAGCCCTGCTTTGGATGTCGCCAGCACAG TTGCGCTGATGGAGAAATACAGCACAGCAGGCCTGTGCCAGCAGTGGGTGGCTAGTTCATTCAAAGGCTCCACCACTGTGCACAGCTGTGTGACCCCTACCCTCCGGCATGTGGAGAACCACCTGCAGTGGCTGAAGGTGGCGTCTGCCCTGTCAGAGACCATAGCATTACAGGGAATTGCCCTCACCGGGTGGCAAAG ATATGACCacttgtctgtgctgtgtgagttaATTCCTCTCGGCCTAGCATCCCTGGCCTCCTGTCTGCAGACTCTTGAACATG GTTCCTTTTCTGAAGCAGCTCAATGCAAGGTCACTGACGTGCTCGGGATTCCCTCTGTGGAAATAGAGGACATACAGAG GCCATCTCCTGGCAGCTCCTCTTTGTTCCCTGGGGGGAGGCTGGCAGAGCTAGTGGTTGAGCTGGTTTCACTGCTGAACTGTGAGGACCTCAGACATTGTCAGACCAATAT GTTTGTGAGGGGCTGGTTCTCTCcctaccacagagagaggagcattaTAAATCCTCTTATTGCACaacaaatccaaacagaatTAACAAT GGTACTTAATGTTTTGGAGTTGAAGGTGCAGGAGGTGAAAGATGAGATGCGCCTGCTGTACCCAGACTCAACAGCTGAGGAGTGGGTAGAGGAGCACGTCCATCCCGTGTTGACCCCCCTGAGGACCACGTTGCATGACATCCGTCTGGCTCTGGAGAATATGGGCCATTTATAA